A genomic segment from Callithrix jacchus isolate 240 chromosome 8, calJac240_pri, whole genome shotgun sequence encodes:
- the LRP10 gene encoding low-density lipoprotein receptor-related protein 10, with amino-acid sequence MLSATLLLLLLLGGALAHPDRIIFPNPACEDPPAVLLEVQGTLQRPLVRDSRTSPANCTWLILGSKEQTVTIRFQKLHLACGSERLTLRSPLQPLISLCEAPPSPLQLPGGNVTITYSYAGARAPMGQGFLLSYSQDWLMCLQEEFQCLNHRCVSALQRCDGIDACGDGSDEAGCTSDPFPGLTSGPIPSLPCNLTLEDFYGVFSSPGYTHLASVSHPQSCHWLLDPHDGRRLAVRFTALDLGFGDAVHVYDGPGPPESSRLLRSLTHFSNGKAVTVETLSGQAVVSYHTVAWSSGRGFNATYHVRGYCLPWDRPCGLGSGVGAGEGLGERCYSEAQRCDGSWDCADGTDEEDCPGCPPGHFPCGAAGTSGATACYLPADRCNYQTFCADGADERRCRHCQPGNFRCRDEKCVYETWVCDGQPDCADGSDEWDCSYALPRKVITAAVIGSLVCGLLLVIALGCTCKLYAIRTQEYSIFAPLSRMEAEIVQQQAPPSYGQLIAQGAIPPVEDFPTENPNDNSVLGNLRSLLQILRQDMTPGGASGARRRQRGRLMRRLVRRLRRWGFLPRTSTPARASEARSQVTPSAAPLESLDGGTGPGREGGAVGGQDGEQAPPLPIKAPLPSASTSPAPATVPEAPGPLPSLPLEPSLLSGVVQALRGRLLPSLGPPGPTRSPPGPHTAVLAPEDEDDVLLVPLAEPGVWVVEAEDEPLLT; translated from the exons ATGCTGTCggccaccctcctcctcctcctcctccttg GAGGCGCTCTGGCCCATCCAGACCGGATTATCTTCCCAAATCCTG CTTGTGAGGACCCCCCAGCAGTGCTCTTAGAAGTTCAGGGCACCTTACAGAGGCCCCTGGTCCGGGACAGCCGCACTTCCCCTGCCAACTGCACCTGGCTCATCCTGGGCAGCAAGGAGCAGACTGTCACCATCAG ATTCCAGAAGCTACACCTGGCCTGCGGCTCAGAGCGCTTGACCCTACGCTCCCCTCTCCAGCCACTGATCTCCCTATGTGAGGCACCTCCCAGCCCTCTGCAGCTACCTGGGGGCAATGTTACCATCACTTATAGCTATGCTGGGGCCAGAGCACCCATGGGCCAGGGCTTCCTGCTCTCCTACAGCCAAG ATTGGCTGATGTGCCTGCAGGAAGAGTTTCAGTGCCTGAACCACCGCTGTGTGTCTGCTCTTCAGCGCTGTGATGGGATTGATGCCTGCGGCGATGGCTCTGATGAAGCAGGTTGCACCTCAGACCCCTTTCCTGGCCTGACCTCAGGGCCCATCCCCTCCCTGCCTTGCAATCTCACCTTGGAAGACTTCTATGGAGTCTTCTCCTCCCCTGGATATACAcaccttgcctcagtctcccacccCCAGTCCTGCCATTGGCTGCTGGACCCCCATGATGGCCGGCGGCTGGCCGTGCGCTTCACAGCCCTGGACTTGGGCTTTGGAGATGCAGTGCATGTGTATGATGGCCCTGGGCCCCCTGAGAGCTCCCGACTACTGCGTAGTCTCACCCACTTCAGCAATGGCAAGGCTGTCACTGTGGAGACACTGTCTGGCCAGGCTGTTGTATCCTACCACACAGTCGCTTGGAGCAGTGGTCGTGGCTTCAATGCCACCTACCATGTGCGGGGTTACTGCTTGCCTTGGGATAGACCCTGCGGCTTAGGCTCTGGCGTGGGTGCTGGCGAAGGCCTAGGTGAGCGCTGCTACAGTGAGGCACAGCGCTGTGATGGCTCATGGGACTGTGCCGACGGCACAGATGAGGAGGACTGCCCAGGATGCCCACCTGGACACTTCCCCTGTGGGGCTGCTGGCACCTCTGGTGCCACAGCCTGCTACCTGCCTGCTGACCGCTGCAACTACCAGACTTTCTGTGCTGACGGAGCAGATGAGAGACGCTGTCGGCATTGCCAGCCTGGCAATTTCCGATGCCGGGACGAGAAGTGTGTCTATGAGACGTGGGTGTGCGATGGGCAGCCAGACTGTGCGGACGGCAGTGATGAGTGGGACTGCTCCTATGCTCTGCCCCGCAAGGTCATCACAGCAGCAGTCATTGGCAGTCTAGTGTGTGGCCTGCTCCTGGTCATCGCCCTGGGCTGCACCTGCAAGCTCTATGCCATTCGCACCCAGGAGTACAG CATCTTTGCCCCCCTCTCCCGGATGGAGGCTGAGATTGTACAGCAGCAAGCACCCCCTTCCTATGGGCAGCTCATTGCCCAGGGGGCCATCCCACCTGTAGAAGACTTTCCTACAGAGAATCCTAATGAT AACTCAGTGCTGGGCAACCTGCGTTCTCTGCTACAGATCTTACGCCAGGATATGACTCCAGGAGGTGCCTCAGGTGCCCGCCGTCGCCAGCGGGGCCGCTTGATGCGCCGCCTGGTACGCCGTCTCCGCCGCTGGGGCTTTCTTCCTCGAACTAGCACCCCAGCTCGGGCCTCTGAGGCCAGATCCCAGGTCACACCTTCCGCTGCTCCCCTCGAGTCTCTAGATGGTGGCACAGGTCCAGGCCGTGAGGGTGGGGCGGTGGGTGGGCAAGATGGTGAACAGGCACCCCCACTGCCCATCAAGGCTCCCCTCCCATCTGCCAGCACGTCTCCAGCCCCTGCTACTGTCCCCGAAGCCCCAGGGCCACTGCCCTCACTGCCCCTAGAGCCATCACTATTGTCTGGAGTAGTGCAGGCCCTTCGAGGCCGCCTCCTGCCCAGCCTGGGGCCCCCAGGACCAACCCGAAGCCCTCCTGGTCCCCATACAGCAGTCCTGGCCCCGGAAGATGAGGATGATGTGCTGCTGGTGCCACTGGCTGAACCGGGGGTCTGGGTAGTTGAAGCAGAGGATGAGCCACTGCTTACCTGA
- the REM2 gene encoding GTP-binding protein REM 2 isoform X1: MHTDLDTNMDMDTETTALCPSGSHRASPPGTPTPEADATLLKNPEKLLAELDLGGLPSAPGAPRRRGSMPVPYKHQLRRAQAVDELDWPPQASSSGSSDSLGSGELPPAQKDGIFKVMLVGESGVGKSTLAGTFGGLQGDSAHEPENSEDTYERRIMVDKEEVTLVVYDIWEQGDAGGWLRDHCLQTGDAFLIVFSVTDRQSFSKVPETLLRLRAGRPHHDLPVILVGNKSDLARSREVSLEEGRHLAGTLSCKHIETSAALHHNTRELFEGAVRQIRLRRGRNRAGGQRPEPGSPEGPAPPARRESLTKKAKRFLANLVPRNAKFFKQRSRSCHDLSVL, translated from the exons ATGCACACGGACCTGGACACCAACATGGACATGGACACAGAAACCACAGCACTCTGCCCCTCTGGCAGCCACCGGGCCTCCCCTCCAGGGACACCCACACCAG aagcagatgccacatTGCTGAAGAATCCAGAGAAACTGTTGGCAGAGTTGGACCTGGGCGGGCTACCCTCTGCCCCTGGGGCTCCCAGACGAAGAGGCAGTATGCCTGTCCCCTACAAGCACCAGCTCCGGCGGGCCCAGGCTGTAGATGAACTTGATTGGCCACCTCAGGCCTCATCCTCTGGCTCCTCTGACTCATTGGGCTCAGGGGAGTTACCCCCTGCTCAAAAGGATGGCATCTTCAAGGTCATGCTAGTGGGGGAGAGTGGTGTGGGCAAGAGCACCCTAGCAGGCACTTTTGGTGGTCTCCAGGGAGACAGTGCTCATGAACCGGAGAACTCAG AGGATACCTATGAGAGACGCATCATGGTGGATAAGGAAGAAGTGACTCTAGTTGTTTATGACATCTGGGAACAG GGAGATGCAGGAGGGTGGCTGCGGGACCACTGCCTTCAGACCGGGGACGCCTTTCTCATCGTCTTCTCAGTCACTGACCGACAGAGCTTCTCCAAAGTTCCAGAGACCCTACTTAGGCTCCGGGCTGGGAGGCCGCACCACGACCTACCAGTTATCCTCGTTGGAAACAAGAGCGACTTGGCCCGCTCCCGGGAGGTATCACTGGAGG AAGGCCGCCACCTGGCCGGGACGCTGAGCTGCAAGCACATCGAGACGTCGGCCGCACTTCACCACAACACGCGGGAGCTCTTCGAGGGCGCGGTGCGCCAGATTCGACTGCGGCGGGGCCGGAACCGCGCCGGGGGCCAGAGGCCCGAGCCGGGCAGCCCCGAGGGCCCTGCACCGCCAGCACGTCGCGAGAGCCTCACCAAGAAGGCCAAACGGTTCCTCGCCAACCTGGTGCCGCGCAACGCCAAGTTTTTCAAGCAGCGCTCCAGGTCGTGTCACGACCTCTCGGTGCTCTGA
- the REM2 gene encoding GTP-binding protein REM 2 isoform X2 translates to MHTDLDTNMDMDTETTALCPSGSHRASPPGTPTPADATLLKNPEKLLAELDLGGLPSAPGAPRRRGSMPVPYKHQLRRAQAVDELDWPPQASSSGSSDSLGSGELPPAQKDGIFKVMLVGESGVGKSTLAGTFGGLQGDSAHEPENSEDTYERRIMVDKEEVTLVVYDIWEQGDAGGWLRDHCLQTGDAFLIVFSVTDRQSFSKVPETLLRLRAGRPHHDLPVILVGNKSDLARSREVSLEEGRHLAGTLSCKHIETSAALHHNTRELFEGAVRQIRLRRGRNRAGGQRPEPGSPEGPAPPARRESLTKKAKRFLANLVPRNAKFFKQRSRSCHDLSVL, encoded by the exons ATGCACACGGACCTGGACACCAACATGGACATGGACACAGAAACCACAGCACTCTGCCCCTCTGGCAGCCACCGGGCCTCCCCTCCAGGGACACCCACACCAG cagatgccacatTGCTGAAGAATCCAGAGAAACTGTTGGCAGAGTTGGACCTGGGCGGGCTACCCTCTGCCCCTGGGGCTCCCAGACGAAGAGGCAGTATGCCTGTCCCCTACAAGCACCAGCTCCGGCGGGCCCAGGCTGTAGATGAACTTGATTGGCCACCTCAGGCCTCATCCTCTGGCTCCTCTGACTCATTGGGCTCAGGGGAGTTACCCCCTGCTCAAAAGGATGGCATCTTCAAGGTCATGCTAGTGGGGGAGAGTGGTGTGGGCAAGAGCACCCTAGCAGGCACTTTTGGTGGTCTCCAGGGAGACAGTGCTCATGAACCGGAGAACTCAG AGGATACCTATGAGAGACGCATCATGGTGGATAAGGAAGAAGTGACTCTAGTTGTTTATGACATCTGGGAACAG GGAGATGCAGGAGGGTGGCTGCGGGACCACTGCCTTCAGACCGGGGACGCCTTTCTCATCGTCTTCTCAGTCACTGACCGACAGAGCTTCTCCAAAGTTCCAGAGACCCTACTTAGGCTCCGGGCTGGGAGGCCGCACCACGACCTACCAGTTATCCTCGTTGGAAACAAGAGCGACTTGGCCCGCTCCCGGGAGGTATCACTGGAGG AAGGCCGCCACCTGGCCGGGACGCTGAGCTGCAAGCACATCGAGACGTCGGCCGCACTTCACCACAACACGCGGGAGCTCTTCGAGGGCGCGGTGCGCCAGATTCGACTGCGGCGGGGCCGGAACCGCGCCGGGGGCCAGAGGCCCGAGCCGGGCAGCCCCGAGGGCCCTGCACCGCCAGCACGTCGCGAGAGCCTCACCAAGAAGGCCAAACGGTTCCTCGCCAACCTGGTGCCGCGCAACGCCAAGTTTTTCAAGCAGCGCTCCAGGTCGTGTCACGACCTCTCGGTGCTCTGA